The following nucleotide sequence is from Nesterenkonia xinjiangensis.
TGACCTTGATGCCGCCTGCCGTGGACACCGAGCCCCCACCGGCGAACATCAGGGCGTCGGAGATGAGCATGGTGGTGGAGTTCTCCTCGTTGGAGGTCACCACCGAGAACCCTCCGGAACGCATGTTCACCGAGGCGAACAGCGAGCTCTGCAACTTCTCCCACATCGGCATGTCACCGATCGTGGCGTTGTTGTTCCACTCCATGAACGCGTAGATCGCCGCCCCCGCCACCATCAGCAGCGTGGTGACCTCCACGGTGAGCTTGGCGTGGATGTTCCAGCTGCGGAAGTGCCAGCGGAAGCGCCACAGCACATAGAGCACCGGGAAGCCCAGGCTGCCCAGGAAGACACCGATCATGATCGTCCACACCGAGATGGGGTCATAGCCGATGCCGGCCAGGCCGTCAGAATGGATCACGAATCCGGCGTTGTTGAACGCGGAGATGGCATAGAAGACCCCGTGCCAGAGGCCGGTGAGCACGTCACCCTCGATGGCGATCAGCCGCGGCACCAGCACCGCGGCCAGCGCCGCCTCGATCGCCAGAGAGATGATGATGACGATGCGGATCAGACTGGCGACCTCGCCGAGCTGGTCAGTCTTCCAGCCCTCCTGCGCCACCAGCTTGGTGCGCACGCCCAAGCTCCGCGAGACGCTGGCTGCCAGCACCGACGCCACCGTGAGGATCCCCAGCCCGCCGAGCTGGATGGCCACGATGATGATGATCTGCCCGGCCAGGGACCAGTGGTCCGCGGTGTTGACCGGGGTCAGCCCTGTCACCGAGACGGCGGAGGTCGCCACGAACAGCGCCTCGGGCAACGACGCGGACCGTCCGCTGGAGGTCGCCCACGGCAGCATGAGCAGGGAGGTGAAGACGGCGATCGCGAAGGCGAAGATCAGCAGCGCCGCGCGCGCCGGGGAAGCCCCGGCGATGCCCTTGAGCCAGCCCACGAAATCGGTCCGCAGGCCTCCCCCGGCCTGCGGCTGTGCGTCCCTCTTCATGGGTGAAAGCCTAGACCTGTTCGTTCAGTTCCGCGGTCATCTCTGCGGAGCGGTGCGCGCTGGCCTTCACTGCCGCCACCACTGCGGCGGCGACGCCGTGTTCGTCCAGCCGACCGATGGCCCGCTCGGTGGTGCCGTTGGGCGAGCAGACGGCCTTCCGCAGCGCCGCAGCGTCGGCCGCTCCGGTGTCATGGTTCTCCACCAGCATCCGGCCTGCCCCGTGGACCGTGTGGGCGGCCAGGTCGGCGGCCAGGGCAGGGTCCAGTCCGAGCTCGACCCCGGCGGCCGCCATGTGCTCGGCCAGATAGAAGGCATAGGCCGGCCCCGAACCGGAGATGCCGGTGAGGGCGTCGATCTGCGCCTCCTCGATCACGTGGACGGCACCGCAGGCCTCCAGCAGGCCCTGGACTGCGGCGACCTGCTGCTCCGTAGCATGGGCGCCGGGCACCAGCCCGACGACGCCGATCCCCACCGAGAGCGGTGTGTTCGGCATCGAGCGGATCACCGGCTGGTCCGCGCGCAGGGCCCCCTGGATCATCTGCAGGTCCACAGCGGCGGCCACCGAGACCACCACCGCCTCGGGCTTCACCGCCTCGCGGATCTCCTCGCACAGCGCCACGATCCCATGCGGCTTCACGCCCAGGAAGACGACGTCGGCCTCGGCCACCGCACGCCGGTTCGCCTCGGCGTCATCCTCCTCCGCGAGCACGGTGATGCCGTGCTGCTCGGCCCGCACCTGCGCGGAGGCCGCCGATCGGGAGGTCGCGACGACATGGTCACGGGCCACTCCCGAGGCGAGGAAGCCGGCCAGGATGGCTCCATTCATAGAACCGAGTCCGAGCATGGCGATGCGCATCAATGGGTCTCCTCATCCGTGTCATGGGCACTCCCCGAGACCTCGGCCCGGGACGCCCCTCGTGCCAGGTGGTGCCGGGCGAACTCCAGAGATTCTGCCAGCCATCGTTCCTTCTCGCCCACCTGCTTCGCTCCGCGGGTGGCCACCTCGACCGCGACGACGCCCCGGAAGCCCTCGCCGTCGGCGAAGTCCGGAGAGGCGATGAGCTCCAAGGTCTCGGCCACCGGCTGCTCCCCGTGGCCCGGGATGAGGTGATCGTCCTTGAACCCGTTGGACCAGCCGTCGGTGAGGTGGACGTGCTTGAGCCGACCGCCGAGCCGTCGGCAGGACTCCAGGGAGTCCGCCTCCGCCGTGGCC
It contains:
- a CDS encoding TrkH family potassium uptake protein, giving the protein MKRDAQPQAGGGLRTDFVGWLKGIAGASPARAALLIFAFAIAVFTSLLMLPWATSSGRSASLPEALFVATSAVSVTGLTPVNTADHWSLAGQIIIIVAIQLGGLGILTVASVLAASVSRSLGVRTKLVAQEGWKTDQLGEVASLIRIVIIISLAIEAALAAVLVPRLIAIEGDVLTGLWHGVFYAISAFNNAGFVIHSDGLAGIGYDPISVWTIMIGVFLGSLGFPVLYVLWRFRWHFRSWNIHAKLTVEVTTLLMVAGAAIYAFMEWNNNATIGDMPMWEKLQSSLFASVNMRSGGFSVVTSNEENSTTMLISDALMFAGGGSVSTAGGIKVTTIAVIWLAFLAEARGHKESVAHARTIPSSTVRVAVSVVAMGATMVLLSTLALMSISGLDMERPLYESISAFGTVGLTSGLTSELPPSGLYILAALMFAGRVGIISFAAALTVRQRSTRYRYPEGRPILG
- the proC gene encoding pyrroline-5-carboxylate reductase, with amino-acid sequence MRIAMLGLGSMNGAILAGFLASGVARDHVVATSRSAASAQVRAEQHGITVLAEEDDAEANRRAVAEADVVFLGVKPHGIVALCEEIREAVKPEAVVVSVAAAVDLQMIQGALRADQPVIRSMPNTPLSVGIGVVGLVPGAHATEQQVAAVQGLLEACGAVHVIEEAQIDALTGISGSGPAYAFYLAEHMAAAGVELGLDPALAADLAAHTVHGAGRMLVENHDTGAADAAALRKAVCSPNGTTERAIGRLDEHGVAAAVVAAVKASAHRSAEMTAELNEQV